The following are encoded in a window of Pyrenophora tritici-repentis strain M4 chromosome 6, whole genome shotgun sequence genomic DNA:
- a CDS encoding AraJ, Arabinose efflux permease has product MGLFFNVALAIFVGTGSFLFGYDSGVMTIVIQSPNFLEFFRTDKTSPIIGAINATFSGGAFFGSMMGGFTMDSLGRRKTIMIGAIINLIGAILQCAAQDLAMILVGRIFAGWAVGILSMSVPVYQTECAHPKIRGLITGITQQMIGVGFIISTWVGYGSSKVPATSSFSWRFPLAFQCIPCLIIICGILFFPESPRYLVENDRAEDALKVLRKLHYDGSNEEWIQTEFNEIRLTIDAEKAISAPGWRIMFTVPVYRTRLMHATLAQVFTQMTGINVIGYYSTILYDNLGIVGDRNLLVTSIYNIVGPVFNLFFIIFLLDRVGRRKPLLFGTIGISIALVCEAIIGSQVEHATGSRRDSLSAAGVFFLFLVSCIFSMSFGPISWVYASEIMPLSIRGRGSAFATGVGNWLVGTVWSQVSPIGLGNITYKFYFIFVAFNLLVTLPTVFFVFKETKQLTLEEIDLLFGERALGILPDNLDDKQKVIELERISAAKKQLAGTNVTAVH; this is encoded by the exons ATGGGTCTCTTCTTTAACGTTGCTCTTGCCATCTTCGTGGGCACGGGCAGCTTCCTCTTCGGCTACGATTCGGGAGTCATGACAATTGTCATCCAGTCACCCAACTTTCTCGAATTCTTCCGCACAGACAAGACTTCGCCGATTATAGGAGCAATCAATGCGACATTCTCGGGAGGCGCCTTCTTTGGCTCGATGAT GGGTGGCTTCACAATGGATAGTCTTGGTAGAAGGAAAACCATCATGATCGGTGCTATCATCAACCTCATCGGCGCTATACTTCAATGCGCTGCTCAAGATCTCGCCATGATACTCGTCGGTCGCATCTTCGCTGGCTGGGCCGTCGGTATCTTATCCATGTCAGTACCCGTTTACCAAACAGAATGCGCTCACCCAAAAATCCGCG GTCTCATAACCGGTATTACCCAGCAAATGATCGGCGTAGGCTTCATCATCTCAACCTGGGTCGGATACGGGTCCTCCAAAGTACCCGCCACCTCTTCCTTCTCCTGGCGCTTCCCGCTCGCCTTCCAATGTATCCCCTGCCTCATCATCATCTGCGGCATACTCTTCTTCCCCGAATCTCCCCGCTACCTCGTGGAAAACGATCGCGCGGAAGACGCGCTCAAGGTGCTCCGCAAACTGCACTACGACGGCAGCAACGAAGAATGGATCCAAACCGAGTTCAACGAAATCAGACTAACTATTGACGCTGAGAAGGCGATTTCCGCCCCAGGATGGAGAATCATGTTTACCGTGCCGGTGTATAGGACAAGACTGATGCATGCTACATTAGCACAGGTGTTTACGCAAATGACTGG CATAAACGTTATAGGATACTACTCCACAATCCTCTACGACAACCTCGGCATAGTCGGCGACCGCAATCTCCTCGTAACAAGCATCTACAACATCGTCGGCCCAGTCTTCAACctcttcttcatcatcttcctcCTTGACCGCGTCGGCCGTAGAAAACCCCTTCTTTTCGGCACAATCGGCATTTCCATCGCCCTCGTCTGCGAAGCCATCATCGGTTCGCAGGTCGAGCACGCCACGGGCTCCCGGCGTGATTCGCTGTCAGCTGCTGgtgtcttcttcttgttcttgGTGTCGTGCATCTTTAGCATGTCATTTGGGCCCATCTCGTGGGTTTACGCGTCGGAGATTATGCCGCTGAGTATACGCGGGAGGGGCTCGGCCTTTGCAACGGGTGTGGGGAATTGGCTCGTGGGGACAGTTTGGAGTCAAGTGTCACCGATTGGGTTGGGGAATATCACGTACAAGTTTTACTTCATTTTTGTGGCATTCAATCTCTTGGTTACGCTGCCGACGGTGTTTTTCGTCTTCAAG GAAACGAAACAGCTTACTCTTGAGGAGATTGATTTGCTGTTTGGAGAGAGGGCGTTGGGTATACTGCCGGATAATTTGGATGACAAGCAGAAGGTTATTGAGTTGGAGAGGATCAGTGCGGCGAAGAAACAGCTTGCTGGGACGAATGTGACGGCTGTTCATTAG
- a CDS encoding Alpha-glucosidase, family 31 glycosyl hydrolase, producing MKFRDGMWLVNDRFTVQHAEEVYTVTPREDNKAVTLLCPTRKILSRGDTLNLSTLSVEIEAQFDGVISLEVTHFAGARRLGPDFEVFPDGKPASEGQVVKSEKGTTVTSGGLSATVSSDEHTFDIKFHATDGSKMLTSLLNRSVGLAYSPALSTPKIVEDLSAHKHYVFTQTELSVGETIHGLGERFGAWNKIGQNVEVWNEDGGTSSEQAYKNISFWLSSRGYGVFIDTPDKIDMEIGSERCSRLQTTVEGQRLKWYLIYGPTPKEVLTKYSILTGKSNRVPAWSYGLWLSTSFTTSYDEKTVRHFVEKMSDSKIPVEVFHFDCFWLRAFHWCDFVWDPESFSDPAGQIKRMKEDGLINKVSVWTNPYIGQASPVFKYAADKGYLLKKTNGDVWQWDLWQTGMGIVDFTNPEACEWFQYWLERLFDAGVDSIKTDFGERIPTKNVQWHDKSVDPNRMHNYYAFMYNKLVYETVQKRYGEHEAILFARTACAGSQRFPLHWGGDCESTPAALSESIRGGLSLGLASFSFWTSDIGGFEGKPPPWIYKRWVAFGLLNSHSRLHGSSSYRVPWLVDDSSLEPENCTEVLRYWVQLKRSLMPYLFAQAEESIANGWPTSVRAIALEFPDDPTSWHLDRQFMVGSQILASPVFEEDGSVEYYLPPGRWFSFWDGTEVQGGRWIKEKYGFLQLPLFVREGTVLVLGRTEGEGGFGYDWLASGGLVRLYGVKKGDKAVLVDTKGVQKGVLEMDGTGELKGMEFLSGDWKVSEVA from the exons ATGAAGTTTCGCGATG GCATGTGGTTGGTCAATGACCGCTTCACAGTCCAACATGCGGAAGAGGTATACACCGTCACACCCCGAGAAGACAACAAAGCGGTGACGCTCCTGTGTCCAACCAGAAAGATTCTTTCTCGGGGCGACACGCTCAATTTGAGCACTCTCTCTGTCGAGATTGAGGCGCAGTTTGATGGCGTTATATCACTGGAAGTAACCCATTTCGCCGGTGCAAGACGCCTAGGTCCCGACTTTGAAGTATTCCCAGACGGCAAGCCTGCCTCAGAAGGTCAGGTAGTGAAGAGTGAGAAGGGTACCACAGTCACCTCGGGAGGGTTGAGCGCCACTGTCAGCTCAGACGAGCATACATTCGACATCAAGTTTCACGCTACAGATGGATCTAAAATGCTGACTTCTCTGCTTAACCGAAGTGTTGGGCTGGCATACTCGCCAGCTTTGAGCACGCCCAAGATTGTCGAGGACCTGAGTGCTCATAAACATTATGTCTTTACGCAAACCGAACTGAGCGTCGGCGAAACCATTCATGGACTTGGTGAGCGTTTTGGTGCCTGGAACAAGATTGGTCAGAATGTTGAGGTTTGGAACGAGGACGGCGGAACATCAAGCGAGCAGGCCTACAAAAACATCAGTTTCTGGCTGAGCTCACGGGGTTATGGTGTTTTTATTGATACACCCGATAAGATTGACATGGAGATTGGAAGTGAGCGATGTTCGAGGTTGCAGACTACGGTTGAGGGGCAGCGCCTAAAGTG GTACCTCATATACGGTCCGACACCCAAGGAAGTTTTAACCAAGTACTCCATTCTCACGGGCAAATCGAATCGTGTCCCAGCATGGTCATATGGCCTCTGGCTGAGCACATCGTTCACTACATCCTACGATGAGAAAACTGTCCGTCACTTTGTCGAGAAGATGTCCGATTCCAAGATCCCCGTCGAAGTCTTCCATTTTGATTGCTTCTGGCTGCGCGCTTTTCACTGGTGCGATTTCGTCTGGGATCCAGAGTCTTTTTCGGACCCTGCAGGCCAGATCAAGCGCATGAAAGAAGATGGCCTCATCAATAAGGTCAGCGTTTGGACCAATCCTTACATCGGCCAAGCAAGCCCAGTATTCAAGTATGCGGCCGACAAAGGCTATCTACTCAAGAAGACAAACGGAGATGTATGGCAATGGGACCTCTGGCAGACTGGCATGGGTATTGTTGACTTTACAAATCCAGAAGCATGCGAGTGGTTCCAATACTGGCTCGAGAGACTATTCGATGCGGGCGTGGACTCCATCAAGACAGACTTCGGCGAGCGTATACCGACGAAGAACGTCCAATGGCACGATAAGAGCGTGGATCCCAACCGAATGCACAACTACTACGCTTTCATGTACAACAAGCTGGTCTACGAAACAGTACAGAAGCGATATGGAGAGCACGAGGCGATATTATTTGCACGTACTGCATGTGCGGGATCACAACGATTCCCACTCCACTGGGGCGGTGACTGCGAGTCTACGCCCGCCGCACTTTCAGAGTCGATACGAGGTGGTCTGAGTCTAGGGCTCGCATCATTCTCGTTCTGGACAAGCGACATTGGTGGCTTCGAAGGCAAACCGCCGCCTTGGATCTACAAGCGCTGGGTTGCATTCGGACTGCTCAACTCGCATAGTCGTCTGCATGGCTCAAGCTCGTACCGTGTACCATGGCTAGTCGATGATTCGTCTCTGGAACCTGAAAACTGCACCGAAGTGTTGCGATACTGGGTGCAGCTTAAGCGCAGCCTTATGCCATACCTTTTTGCGCAGGCTGAGGAGAGCATTGCCAATGGCTGGCCCACGAGCGTGCGAGCAATTGCCCTGGAATTCCCTGACGATCCAACATCTTGGCATCTCGATCGCCAGTTCATGGTTGGCAGCCAGATCTTGGCATCACCGGTCTTTGAGGAAGATGGCAGTGTGGAGTACTACCTGCCACCTGGTCGTTGGTTCAGCTTCTGGGATGGCACAGAAGTCCAAGGGGGCCGGTGGATAAAGGAAAAGTATGGCTTCCTCCAGTTACCGTTGTTTGTGAGAGAAGGCACTGTGTTGGTGCTCGGGAGAACAGAGGGCGAGGGCGGGTTTGGCTACGATTGGCTCGCTTCTGGTGGGTTGGTCAGACTATATGGTGTGAAGAAAGGTGACAAGGCAGTCTTGGTGGATACCAAAGGCGTTCAGAAGGGTGTACTAGAGATGGACGGCACGGGAGAGCTCAAGGGTATGGAGTTTCTAAGTGGAGACTGGAAGGTGTCGGAGGTGGCATAG
- a CDS encoding EthD domain containing protein, translated as MPISILAFYTRDPDLSPEEFQTYMEGTHMPLVKEIFGDQAPLSCTLRFPVRVKSGAGDRLGAPTSTQKRADPDAPVVLVGEPSDLEWDAMSEFTFRDELHVQQCLSILNSPDGQRLTDDEEKFTVPEKLRVVLMGNMGPAMQI; from the coding sequence ATGCCCATTTCCATCCTCGCTTTCTACACACGTGACCCAGATCTGAGCCCGGAGGAGTTCCAAACTTACATGGAAGGCACCCACATGCCGCTTGTCAAAGAAATATTCGGAGATCAGGCTCCCTTGTCCTGTACGCTGCGCTTCCCGGTGCGCGTCAAGTCTGGAGCTGGAGATCGATTAGGTGCGCCGACGTCAACTCAGAAACGAGCCGATCCAGATGCACCAGTCGTCCTCGTCGGAGAGCCGAGTGACTTGGAATGGGATGCGATGAGCGAGTTCACGTTTCGAGATGAGCTGCATGTACAGCAGTGCTTGTCCATCTTGAACAGCCCAGATGGACAACGGCTGACAGATGATGAGGAAAAGTTTACGGTACCGGAGAAGCTTCGCGTGGTTCTGATGGGCAATATGGGCCCTGCGATGCAGATCTAG